A portion of the Achromobacter sp. MFA1 R4 genome contains these proteins:
- a CDS encoding iron-containing alcohol dehydrogenase, whose amino-acid sequence MSAFSFQTVAHILVEPGLARRLGAPLRERHAGARAVLVTDAFLHRSGALAPALDSLADHGWQTLVIDDVVADPPESVVQAAAERARQFNADVVIGFGGGSSMDVAKLVAVLCKSEQPLSAMYGINQVTGSRLPLIQVPTTAGTGSEVTPISIVTTGATTKSGVVAPQLYADAAFLDAELTVGLPSSATAATGVDAMVHAIEAYTSKRLKNPLSDHLAILALKLLSANLLTVCRDGANMQARSDMLLGAMLAGQAFANAPVGGVHALAYPIGGIFHVPHGLSNALVLPAVLHFNAQAAAPLYAELGQAVGLPPAADAAAGAAAFIAFLEDLIRQAELPLGLRAVGIGEADLPGLASAAMAQQRLLMNNPLPIDEAQALEIYRAAY is encoded by the coding sequence ATGTCCGCCTTCTCCTTCCAGACCGTCGCCCACATCCTTGTTGAACCTGGCCTGGCCCGCCGCTTGGGCGCCCCGCTGCGCGAACGTCATGCCGGCGCGCGAGCCGTGCTGGTAACGGACGCCTTCTTGCACCGCAGCGGCGCGCTGGCGCCGGCGCTGGACAGCCTGGCCGACCACGGCTGGCAAACCCTGGTCATCGACGATGTCGTCGCCGACCCGCCCGAATCCGTGGTCCAGGCCGCCGCCGAGCGCGCGCGACAGTTCAATGCCGACGTGGTCATCGGCTTTGGCGGCGGTTCGTCGATGGACGTGGCCAAGCTGGTGGCCGTGCTGTGCAAGAGCGAGCAGCCCCTGTCGGCCATGTACGGCATCAATCAGGTCACCGGCTCGCGCCTGCCGCTGATCCAGGTGCCGACCACGGCCGGCACCGGCTCGGAAGTCACGCCCATTTCCATCGTGACCACGGGCGCCACCACCAAAAGCGGCGTGGTCGCGCCGCAGTTGTACGCCGATGCGGCCTTCCTGGATGCCGAACTGACCGTCGGCCTGCCGTCTTCAGCCACCGCCGCCACCGGCGTGGACGCCATGGTGCATGCCATCGAGGCCTATACCAGCAAGCGCCTGAAGAATCCCCTGTCCGATCATCTGGCCATCCTGGCGCTGAAGCTGCTTTCCGCCAACCTGCTCACGGTCTGCCGCGACGGCGCCAATATGCAGGCCCGTTCGGACATGCTGCTGGGCGCCATGCTGGCGGGCCAGGCCTTCGCCAATGCCCCCGTGGGCGGCGTTCATGCCTTGGCCTATCCGATCGGCGGCATTTTCCATGTGCCGCACGGGTTGTCGAACGCGCTGGTGCTGCCCGCCGTGCTGCACTTCAACGCGCAGGCGGCGGCGCCCCTCTACGCAGAGCTGGGACAGGCCGTGGGCCTGCCGCCCGCCGCCGACGCGGCAGCAGGCGCGGCCGCCTTCATCGCCTTTCTGGAAGACCTGATCCGTCAGGCCGAACTGCCACTGGGCCTGCGCGCCGTCGGCATCGGCGAGGCGGATCTGCCCGGCTTGGCCAGCGCCGCCATGGCCCAGCAGCGCCTGCTGATGAACAATCCGCTGCCGATAGACGAAGCCCAGGCCCTGGAGATCTATCGCGCTGCCTACTGA
- a CDS encoding Fe-Mn family superoxide dismutase, with amino-acid sequence MNTLTKPQARDPVQVPGRRGTPLRSDATRNYLGGDGVIPQGGLSVALERDFGSVDGWRADFTALALSKWEGAGWATLSWSGREARLINHWTDDLAQLPAGATILLALEMSDRAAFQDGFDGQASTYVDACLAQVRWETIAPEYARLIETASAPLGVSPSEAAGQADTPIIDVRRRAVFDNAQDKIPGAPWRDPALAGQWQHDIARGQPAIVYCVHGHEVSQSVALALRARGVEAFYLAGGIEGWRHAGLPMG; translated from the coding sequence ATGAATACGTTGACCAAACCACAGGCGCGGGATCCGGTACAGGTTCCCGGTCGGCGCGGCACGCCGCTGCGCAGCGACGCCACCAGGAATTACCTCGGCGGCGATGGCGTCATTCCCCAAGGCGGGCTGTCGGTGGCCCTGGAGCGGGATTTCGGATCGGTGGACGGCTGGCGCGCGGATTTCACGGCGTTGGCCTTATCAAAATGGGAAGGGGCAGGGTGGGCGACCCTGTCGTGGTCCGGGCGCGAGGCCAGGCTGATCAATCATTGGACGGACGACCTCGCCCAACTGCCGGCCGGCGCCACGATCCTGCTGGCGCTGGAGATGTCAGACCGCGCAGCATTTCAGGACGGCTTCGACGGCCAGGCCAGCACCTACGTGGACGCCTGCCTGGCGCAAGTTCGTTGGGAAACCATCGCTCCCGAGTATGCGCGGCTCATCGAGACCGCCAGCGCGCCGCTGGGCGTGTCGCCGTCAGAGGCGGCAGGGCAGGCGGACACCCCCATCATCGACGTGCGGCGGCGCGCGGTCTTCGACAACGCGCAGGACAAGATCCCCGGCGCGCCATGGCGCGATCCTGCCTTGGCCGGGCAATGGCAGCACGACATCGCCCGCGGCCAGCCCGCCATCGTCTACTGCGTCCATGGCCATGAAGTCAGCCAGAGCGTCGCACTGGCGCTGCGGGCGCGCGGGGTGGAGGCGTTCTACCTGGCCGGGGGAATCGAAGGCTGGAGACACGCCGGGCTGCCGATGGGGTGA
- the chrA gene encoding chromate efflux transporter, which produces MNTRTQDTLAAPVTPAGAPAETPQPVSFAQAFWFWLKLGFISFGGPAGQIAIMHTELVERRRWISERRFLHALNYCMLLPGPEAQQLATYIGWLLHRTWGGIVAGALFVLPSLFILIGLSWVYVAHGDVPVIAGIFYGIKPAVTAIVLHAAHRIGSRALKSPVLWSIAGAAFVAIFALHVPFPLIVAAAALIGFIAGKRWPDHFRTGVRHGAGGRGFGPALVDDDTPTPAHARFRWTRLAAILATGALLWAVPMALLTATYGWQGAYTQMGWFFTKAAFLTFGGAYAVLPYIYQGAVDTYAWLTPIQMIDGLALGETTPGPLIMVVAFVGFVGGYAQALMGPDALFLAGALAATVVTWFTFLPSFLFVLAGGPLVEATKEDLKFTAPLTAITAAVVGVILNLAVFFGYHVLWPDGLAGRFDLGSALIALAAAIALFKFKRGVIEVIGACAAIGLVVKLVL; this is translated from the coding sequence ATGAATACCCGCACGCAGGACACCCTGGCAGCACCGGTCACGCCCGCCGGCGCGCCCGCGGAAACACCGCAGCCCGTCAGCTTTGCCCAGGCCTTCTGGTTCTGGCTGAAGCTGGGCTTCATCAGCTTTGGCGGACCAGCCGGTCAGATCGCCATCATGCACACCGAACTGGTGGAGCGCCGCCGCTGGATCAGCGAACGCCGCTTTCTGCATGCGCTGAACTACTGCATGCTGCTGCCCGGGCCGGAAGCCCAGCAACTGGCGACCTACATCGGCTGGCTGCTGCACCGCACCTGGGGCGGCATTGTCGCCGGCGCGCTGTTCGTGCTGCCTTCGCTGTTCATCCTGATCGGCTTGTCCTGGGTCTACGTGGCCCACGGCGACGTCCCCGTCATCGCCGGGATCTTCTACGGCATCAAGCCGGCAGTCACCGCGATCGTCCTGCATGCGGCGCACCGCATCGGGTCGCGCGCGCTCAAGAGCCCGGTGCTGTGGAGCATCGCGGGCGCCGCCTTCGTGGCGATCTTTGCATTGCATGTGCCGTTTCCGCTGATCGTCGCGGCCGCCGCGCTGATCGGCTTCATCGCAGGCAAGCGCTGGCCTGACCATTTTCGGACTGGCGTGCGTCACGGCGCCGGCGGCCGGGGGTTCGGTCCCGCGCTGGTTGACGACGACACGCCCACGCCCGCGCACGCCCGCTTTCGCTGGACACGCCTGGCGGCCATTCTGGCGACAGGGGCCTTGCTCTGGGCCGTGCCCATGGCCTTGCTGACGGCCACGTATGGCTGGCAGGGCGCCTACACACAGATGGGCTGGTTCTTCACGAAAGCGGCCTTCCTGACTTTCGGCGGCGCGTATGCCGTGCTTCCCTATATCTATCAGGGCGCGGTCGACACGTATGCCTGGCTGACGCCGATTCAGATGATCGACGGACTGGCGTTGGGAGAAACCACGCCCGGGCCGCTCATCATGGTGGTCGCCTTCGTGGGCTTTGTCGGCGGCTACGCCCAGGCGCTCATGGGCCCCGATGCCTTGTTCCTGGCCGGCGCGCTGGCTGCCACTGTCGTCACCTGGTTCACCTTCCTGCCGTCGTTCCTGTTCGTTCTGGCTGGCGGCCCGCTGGTTGAAGCGACCAAGGAAGACCTGAAGTTCACCGCGCCGCTCACGGCCATCACTGCCGCCGTGGTGGGCGTCATCCTCAACCTGGCGGTGTTCTTCGGCTACCACGTCCTGTGGCCCGACGGCCTGGCAGGGCGCTTCGACCTGGGCTCGGCGCTGATCGCCCTGGCCGCGGCCATCGCGCTGTTCAAGTTCAAGCGCGGCGTTATCGAAGTCATCGGGGCATGCGCTGCCATTGGACTGGTAGTGAAACTTGTGCTGTGA